One Candidatus Nitrososphaera evergladensis SR1 genomic window, CCAGCTCCTTTAGCCGGGTTGCAAGCGTCTTGCTGCTGACTCCTTTTATCGTGTCGCGAAACTGCTTGTAGCGCACCGGCTCGACGGTGCAGCAGAGCGGTATCAGGATCTCTAGCGTGCCCCTTTTCGTTATTATCCTGCGCAATCTCGCAGTTTCTGACATGAGAGAAGCGGCATCATAGCCGTCAAAGCCGCAATCTTGTATGACCGGTAGTTTCTTGGTTTCCATCTTTACACCAGCTGTGTTTGTTTCCTCTTTACAACTTAAATAGTTTCTCTAGTAAAGTATTGGCATGAACAACAACGGGAACATCAAGGAAAAAGTGAGGGAAAAGTACGGCAGGGTGGCGCTGTTGCAGGATTCATGCTGCGGGCCCGGCGAATGCGGATGCGGCACATCATTATCGCCAATGGAGGCTGCAGGTGCGACAGGGTACAGCAAGGAAGACCTGTCGTCCGTGCCTGAAGCGGCTATACTGGGCGCAGGGTGCGGCGCGCCGTTGAATTTTGCGGATCTGAAGGAAGGCGAGACTGTCGTGGACCTTGGCTCCGGGGCCGGCATTGACGTGTTCCTGTCTGCCAAGCGCGTCGGCGCAGGCGGCAGGGCGATTGGCATCGACATGACCGATGAAATGCTTGCAAAGGCAAGGAAAAACGCAAGCGAGCACGGCGGCTATGAAAACGTCGAATTCAGAAAGGGCGACATCGAGGAGCGAATACCGCTTGAAGATGCAAGCGCCGACGCCGTGATAAGCAACTGCGTCATCAACCTGACTCTTGACAAGGTAAAAACATTTTCCGAGATTCACAGGGTGCTAAAAGACGGCGGCAGGATGGTCATTTCTGACATTGTCACCGACAGCGAGGCCGAGGCAGTCGACCCGGAGGAATGGTGCAGCTGCATCGACGGCGCGCTCACAAAGGAAAACTATGTTGCCGCCATAAAAAAAGCAGGCTTTGGAAACGCAACGGTCCTTGAGGAGCGTCCTTACATTGAAAAGGTGGACGGGCGGAGGCTTTCAAGCATCGTGGTAAGAGCCATGAAATGAACGATCAGCAGCAACGACAACAAGAAAAGACAGTGCTTTTCGTGTGCGTCGAAAACGCAGGCAGGAGCCAGATGGCGGAGGGCTTTTTCCGGAAATACGCGCCAAAAGGCTACAGGGCGATAAGCGCCGGGACGCGGCCGGCGCAAGAGATAAACCCGCTTGCTGTGCAGGCCATGAAGGAGGCAGGAGTCGACATCAGCAGGCAAAGGAGCAAGGTAATAGATGACGACATGGTACGCGGCTGTGCCGTGGCCGTCAACATGGGCTGCATGGACAAGTCCGAATGCCCGCTCTTGTTCCTGAACAACCCCGTCGACTGGGGCATAGAGGACCCAAAGGGCAAGCCGATTGAAAAGGTGCGCCTTATCCGCGACGACATTGAGAGAAGAGTAAAGGAGCTTGTCAGAGACCTCGAAAACAGCGGTTAGGCTGGCCGCGGACAAAAAGAGGTTCCTTGCAGAGCTTGTCGGCACGTTTGTAATAGTGGTTTTTGCCACCGGCTCTGTCGTAATTGACGCTAGGCTTGGCGGCGTCCTTGGCACGCCCTTTGCAGCGATATGCCCCGCAATAGCGGTTGCGCTGATGGTATACGCCTTTGGGAAAATATCGATGGCGCATTTCAACCCCGCCGTTACGCTTGGCTTTTTGATAACGGGGCACATTACGCCCCGGCAGTTCCCGGTGTATTTTGCGGCAGAAATAATTGGCGCGCTGCTGGCAAGCGCGTTTGTCGCCTTTGCGATAGGCACGGAGGCAAACCTTGGGGCAAACGCGCCAAATTACTCTTTTCCACTTCCTCTCATAATAGCAGCAGAAGTCCTTGCCACCGGGCTCTTGATGGCTGTCATTTATGTCGCAGTATACACAAGGGGGTTGCGGGGCTTTGGCGGCATCGCCATCGGAGGCATGATAGGCCTTGACATTTTGTTTCTGTCGTTTGTATCAGGCGCATCGATGAACCCGGCAAGGTCGCTTGCGCCAGCGCTGCTCTCCGGGTTTATCACAGATTTGTGGCTGTACTGGACGGCGACCTTTGCCGGCGCGGCCGTAGTCGCAACGGTTGTTGCACGCAAAA contains:
- a CDS encoding arsenate reductase ArsC, which translates into the protein MNDQQQRQQEKTVLFVCVENAGRSQMAEGFFRKYAPKGYRAISAGTRPAQEINPLAVQAMKEAGVDISRQRSKVIDDDMVRGCAVAVNMGCMDKSECPLLFLNNPVDWGIEDPKGKPIEKVRLIRDDIERRVKELVRDLENSG
- a CDS encoding MIP/aquaporin family protein — translated: MSETSKTAVRLAADKKRFLAELVGTFVIVVFATGSVVIDARLGGVLGTPFAAICPAIAVALMVYAFGKISMAHFNPAVTLGFLITGHITPRQFPVYFAAEIIGALLASAFVAFAIGTEANLGANAPNYSFPLPLIIAAEVLATGLLMAVIYVAVYTRGLRGFGGIAIGGMIGLDILFLSFVSGASMNPARSLAPALLSGFITDLWLYWTATFAGAAVVATVVARKKKLLFR
- the arsM gene encoding arsenite methyltransferase; amino-acid sequence: MNNNGNIKEKVREKYGRVALLQDSCCGPGECGCGTSLSPMEAAGATGYSKEDLSSVPEAAILGAGCGAPLNFADLKEGETVVDLGSGAGIDVFLSAKRVGAGGRAIGIDMTDEMLAKARKNASEHGGYENVEFRKGDIEERIPLEDASADAVISNCVINLTLDKVKTFSEIHRVLKDGGRMVISDIVTDSEAEAVDPEEWCSCIDGALTKENYVAAIKKAGFGNATVLEERPYIEKVDGRRLSSIVVRAMK
- a CDS encoding winged helix-turn-helix transcriptional regulator, encoding METKKLPVIQDCGFDGYDAASLMSETARLRRIITKRGTLEILIPLCCTVEPVRYKQFRDTIKGVSSKTLATRLKELEKGGILERKAYSEIPPRVEYRLTPKGQELVESVINLLQWMRKWSSSSSSSA